The window AAGGCGGTgactggagagagcagaagaaactcAAAAAGAATGACGCTGTCTAAAAACCCGCATCCGACATCATTTGTCAGGACAAAACCAAAGGCCCTCCCCTGCAGAGTCATAATAAAAACTGGATTGTCTGGTGTTTCGAAAAACAGCACTCATTGTGTCGTCACATCCAAATCCACAGACCATTTCTCCAAAGAGTCAGGATACAGTTTATTTCGGCGCAAACGGAACAGCGGGGTTGCCGACGAGCACAAACCCCATGTACTGCCATGGGCGTGGCATGCCCCGCTCGCAAGTCGCCAAAAGGCCCAGCCACACAATTAATGTCCTCTCTCTATGTGTACTTTTGAACTGCGGCCCGTGGCCCCAGGACAGCCAAAACATCAAATATACCAACCTGCATACCCTTGTGATTTCGCTGGACGACGACACATGGGCTattggagaagagagaaacccaCCGGACATACGACGAAAACTGTGAAAGCCGGCTCGGCAGAAAACCCTGAACCGTTGCTGATATCGACATGGCGGCGTGAAGCATTGAACCCCCAAGACGAGACAAACACAACATCACAATGATTACAACGAGCCCACGAGGAGCCCTAACAAAGCGGCTGCACCCGAGACTGTAGCTACCATTTGACCAGTTGACGATGCAGAGCTTCCTGACTTGACAGTCACAATCACATTGCAATTCGACGTAGTGGCATCTGCCTCTGAGTTGTTGTTTTCCCCAGCCTTCTCTTTAGGATCAGATCCTTGGGAATTTGTCGTGTTGGGGACACAGCCTACACGAAATTTTTGTTCTGACTCGGGAAACTCCGTCACCGGGATTGTCAGCGTAGCGGATGTCTTCGCATCCGCATTCGTCCACCAGCTCTCCACAAAGCTGGGAAGAATACCTACGTAGTCCTTCTCGTTGCACTTCTTCAAGTCTGCTTCCTCAGGGTCGCAGTAGCGAGTTTCGTATGTAGTCGGATGAAGAATACCCTCGGAACCACACTGAAGCGTGAGGGTGTTATTCTCTGTCGTCATCTCAACCTTCAGGGGCGCAGGGTTGCTGTTTTTGCCATAGGCACAGGTAACGAGATTATTTTCCCCAATGGCAGAAGGTCTCGCTTCCACGTTCACCGTCACCTTGCACACCTTCTTCGTACCTGAGGGCGGCTCAGGGGTGGTGGCGTCTTGACACCCAACAAGGAAGCTCTTGTCAGACAAAGGAAGgtctgcctcctcgagcTGCAGCATCCATGTATTTTGTGTTTCGGAGCGGACGTGCTGTTGCTCAGGTTGCACCGGTTTCCACTGAACATCGCGGTTTGTTCCGAGTAAGTCTTTCAGCTTCACCTCTTTGCCGTCGGGCTTGGTGCCGACGATCTGGCAGTTGGTACCATTTTCGGTTTGCTTTGGGTCACACACGTGTTCTAAGCCTGCTGGAACCTTCTTGATTTGTGTTCCTGTACATACCAGGGTAGCGGAGAGACTTTGTTGCGACAGCGTCAGAGAGGTAGCAGCAGGCGTAGAGGCTATGGCAGCTGCTCCAGTTAATGTGCAAGTGGCGACCGCACCCTGGAACACGGGCGGAACAGTCGTGAACGTAGTGGACAAACGCCGGTGTTGAATGCCTTCACTCAGCTGAGCTGCAACGATCTCGCCGCTGCAGAACAACAAAATTCCGCCCATGCACGCTGCCATCCACGTGCGGTCCATCGGTTTCGGCCCTCGACGCCGCTGAAGTGTTTTGTCGATCCTTGCCATTGTTTACATACGTATAAGCCACAAAGAATCggtgagaaaagagagctACACAAAGGGAATCAGTGGCCGCCAGAGCAAAAATCGACCAAGTCAGCCGCGTAGTGCGCCCCCACTTGAGAAGAAAATACCAAGAAGTTAAGCAAGACTGAACTCTGCAGGCAGCTGCATCACAGCCCGTGAAACCAAGGCGGGTTAGCGGGGGGTCAGTCTGTGAAGAcacgcgcgcgaggaagaagtgcCGGCCGGCGACCCGTCCCCGCCAGTCGGTCAGCCTCCAAGTCGAGGGCGAAGATGGAGCACACCTTGGCGACCAAAACGAATATAAGCTTAAAACAATGAAATAAAATCAGGGTGCCGCACAGCTGTTCAAATGGTCTTCTGTTGCCAACTGTAGCAGCGGTGCAActgggaaaagaggagaagtGAAATCCTGTTTAAACTCTTTCGAGGTGCCTGTGTATCTCTCGTTCCACTTTTTCAGAACTGCCTCCGCAGCTCGTTTTTGTAACGATGGGACTGGAGAGCTAGAAGACTCGGAGGCCAAATGAACGAAATCTTCGAGATTGTCCCGAGCTCGCGACTGCGAATAAAGGGGCAAATGAcgcctcctgcgtctttgGAAGATGCAGTAAATGCTTTATCCCTGAGCCAGTTTGGGTGTTCACTTTTGCATCACTGAGCAACGCTGGGGGACCGTTGGACATGAGGAAGAGCAAGGAGCTCAGCAGGTCTGATtagcgagaagaaagctggTGACGATGGCGTAACACAGACACAAGGGGGTAGACTCACCCAGGGAGACACAGTAAGACGGCGGTGGAAATATGATCGTAGTCAATTTACTTCTGTGTTGAGGGACTTtggacagaaggcgaggcatTGTCTGACATGTGAGAGAGAATGACACCGTGAAAATGTGAGGGAAGGCGGTCTCACAGATGTTTTCTTGGGAGGTGACAAGCATACTGACATGAACGATGGATGACAACAGAGAAAGGTAATGTTAGGTTGGAGTACAGATGCCGAGTCAGGTGCTGCACAAGAGCACGGTGTCGTTATATTGTGTACTGTGTGCTGAGATGGAGAATGCGCATACCCTTGTTACCGAATTGAGATAGTTATCATGACGACACCTGTCATAGATCGGCTCCCATCCGGGGGCCTTACCCAAATGAATAACCCAAGGGGCTCTTGTGAATGACATATCTCTCTTGGATAGATCTCCTTGCTCCAGGAGCACCCACAACACGCGGACAAACGGTATCGAAACGACATGCCCGTGCCGCCGGAAGAGAATACCCGAACTTTTAAGCCGGAATCGATATCTCAAAAAAGCCGTAAAAAAGACTTCCTCTGCCAACACTCCACCATACAGAACAGCACTGCCTTCGCGTTCCGAATGAAATCTGGGAGAAATGAGTAGCCTCATTTGGAGTTCAAAGATAAACAAGTGTGTTCAGTCAAGTCCTTTCGAAGATTGTCGAACGACGGCGTCGCTACAAACAGCACAGCTGCTAGGATCGGGATGGAGGCGTGAAGCATTGAACCCCCAAGACGAGACAAACACAACATCACAATGATTACAACGAGCCCACGAGGAGCCCTAACAAAGCGGCTGCACCCGAGACTGTTGCTACCATTTGACAGGTTGACGATGCAGAGCTTCCTGACTTGACAGTCACAATCACACTGCAATTCGACGTAGTCGCATCTGCCTCTGAGTCGTCATTTTCCCTAGCTTTCGTTGCAGCATCAGGTCCCTGGGAATTTGTCGTGTTGGGGACACAGCCTACACGAAATTTTTGTTCTGACTCGGGAAACTCCGTCACCGGGATTGTCAGCGTAGCGGATGTCTTCGCATCCGCATTCGTCCACCAGCTCTCCACAAAGCTGGGAAGAATACCTACGTAGTCCTTCTCGTTGCACTTCTTCAAGTCTGCTTCCTCAGGGTCGCAGTAGCGAGTTTCGTATGTAGTCGGATGAAGAATACCCTCGGAACCACACTGAAGCGTGAGGGTGTTATTCTCTGTCGTCATCTCAACCTTCAGGGGCGCAGGGTTGCTGTTTTTGCCATAGGCACAGGTAACGAGATTATTTTCCCCAACGGCAGAAGGTCTCGCTGTGACATTGACGTCGACTTTGCACTCTACCTTCACCGCCCGCCGGTCACCGGCTTGCTCGACACacccgacgaagaaggccttGTCGGTTAGTGGAAGGTCTGACTCCTGCAGGTTCAGCGTCCATATCTGGCCTTGACTGTCACTGCTGGCGCCCGTTATTTTCCCCTGGATCTCATTGGCTGTTCCCAAAAGTGACTGTAGCGTGGTTTGCCTCCTGCTCCCGTCGTCGCTATGAGACTCGCACTTGGCCACTGTAGGATCATTAACCGTCGCGACACAAACATTTTTGGCATCTGTTGGTACGACGGAATTATTCGCACCAGTACACCTCAAGGTAGCGGTCAAATTTTCCTTCGACACCGTCAATCCTGTGGCCGTTGGGGAGCCAACGCGTCCTCGAGAACCACCTGTCAACTCGCATGTAGCCTCCTGGCCGGTGAATGCCGGTTCATCCATGGTGGCAGAGCCTGATGGCACTTCCAGAGTTCGGCTCAGAGCACCCTCACCTGGTTGATCTGCAACAGCATGTCTGCTACAGAGCAAGAAAACGCCGCCCATGCACACCGCGATCAACTTGCGAGCCTTGGACCTGCACCCACCGCGTCGCTGCTGCATCCTCGCTGCCCTCGCCATTGTGAAGCCTCTCAAGACAACTTGATGAGAATTGAAAAGGCCAGAAGTCAAGGGAGGCGACGTGAACCTGAGAATTTATGAATTCGAGGACAATTCTCCAACTTTTCAAGGGTCGGCAGTCTCCCGCCACAGTCGGATGCACGCTTCCGAACAGCGTTACATGTGGTGCAGTGGTAGGCTGAGGCGATGGCGCGGAGAACCCGCGCCGGGATGAATGACCCCCTTGGTACCCGCCACAATGGGCTACTAGAGCCGCGGTAGTGCAATGCTTGCAGCTAGTCGCTGATGTAAGATGTTTGACAGAAAGCAAGGAAGTTTCCACGCATGGTTTTATTTGAGCTTTTTCGCTATCGATGTTGCTCGAAATGATTGCGAGGTGATGAGGAGAGGTTCGGTGAAGCCATTTCTCGCTCAGTTATTGCGGGCGGTTTGCGTTCCCCTGTTTCCCAATTGCTTTCCCGATTCCTGGCACCGCGGTGTTTAACGGCAGGCAACGACCCGGTGGTAGGAGGACTCCATCAGAAGACCACCACAAGTGTGTTTATTCTTCCGAAAAGATTAtaaagggggaaaagggaaccTTCTCCTGACACCTGCAGAAGGGCTAAAAAAGTGTTGGCTTTGTCGGCAGTTGCTCTTGCTCGAGCAACTGGCGTTTGAGGTCGAATACTGCCGAAGAATCTAGCACGATTTTCTTCAGACACAGGAAAGAACGCTCGACGACAACCAGAAGtagggagagggagaaagggagcgagaggaaaaaatgGAAGTGACGGGATAGAGCAAGAGAAACAATATGACCATATATGTCGGTTTACATCAACGGGTTCCAAACGCCAGTGATATTGTGCAATAACGGTAGTGGAACCGCATGGCGATTGGATAAAGATTCAGTTGAAATCGCCATTATAGTCGGTGCGTGAAGAGGATTGTTGTACACGACGAGAAACGCTCGCGAAACTTAACGTCACgggcgacgagcgagaaaTTTGCATCACGCTAGAGAGCGActgcgcgtcgtcttcgagAAAATGTTGGAGGTGGGAAAAAGCAGACAAACCCAGATGAATCTGGTATATGGTGATAGCAGCGGTTGAAGATAAACCTGTTCGAGTAGAAGCAAATCATGAAATATCAACGGCGTCGAGTAGGGGCAAATTATGAAATATAGACTCGAGCCACCTGCGCTACCCGGGCACCTTTGTGTGGCACGTGGAATATGCTGAAAGATATTGGCATATCAGGTTCCTCCCGCTCTCTAGTTTGGAACACGAACATGGCTCATGATTGAAAAGAAGATCTGACACTGCCACAGAAAATCATACCGCGCATTTGCACCAGATAGGTTTTCTGAGGACGAAGTCAAAGCCCCAGCGGCCGTATCAGAAGACTGAGGAGTATCATCTGGTTCGTCAACCGTAGAGAGGAAATAAAAGAAACTGCCTAAACCCTCTGCCTTGAAAAGTGAAGGATTGTGGCGACAGGAGGCCTTTTAAATTCACGATGCATTAGCTCCTCCTAACGTGTTGCCGACAGAAGCAATTCGGCAAATCGCCACATCACAAAAAATTTACACAAAACGTTTCTGAGGCAGCCACTGCCGGGGAAGGCAGATGGTAGGTGCTCCTCAGAATCAGGGTTATGCTACTTTAAAGCCCACATGCGAGATCTTTTGTAAGAGTACATGCTAGGGCCTCGCCTTGTCGAGTCGTGAATACCAATGCATTTCTCGGCATGCCAACCGCAGCTCGAACGCTTTTACCACTTTCACATGCTTCACATTCACCCGAAGGAAGACAATACAGTCTTTTTCGTGATCTGTGGACCACAGGTTTCATCTCTACACGCCCATCAGCATCGATGGCCGTGTTTGTGTCAAGCACCCTGTCATACACTTTGGAATGGATATAGCTTTTTTTCCAAGCTCTGCGAAATAGCAAATAGGAAACGTTTGAACATTGCCAGAAAATTAGGATGGGCAAACAGTGGAAGATGGGTGCAGCTATCATCCCACGTTGGCACACAGAACTGTCCAAAAAACCAGCATCATCATACTCTGATTACATGGAACCCAGTACGAGGCCTGTCACTGAGGCAAAACCAGAAGCCGTCGTTATCATTTTCGCCTTGACGATCCAGACGAAGCATGGGTCGCTGCCTTGGCAGTTACAAGCGCCTCGCAAATGGTTGGTGAAACAGTCTGTTCCTGACCTTGATCCCTAGAATCGAGTTGTTCCCCGCTTTGTTGGAATTCTCCGAAACAGATAGTGCGGGGACGCAGCCCCATCGGAATTGCTGTTCTGATTCCGGAAAGTCCGTCTCGGGTATTGTCAGCGTAGAGGAATTACACCCGTCGTCGCTTTTAGAGAGGCGAAATTGTTGGCGTGGTAGGGGGCGCCGGTGGCCCGCCGACCAGTGCCAACTCCACGAGTGGGATCGAACCAAAAAGAGGATTAGAAATTCAGGTTAAAATTCACTACTGAACAAAACAGATACGGTTGACAAGATTGCTTCATGGAGTTGTCCAGGGAAGAAATGGacaacgaaaaagaaaaaaagtcTGCCTACGGGCACCGAGGATCGAACTCGGGATCTTCTGCGTGTTAGGCAGACGTCATAGCCACTAGACCATGCCCGCCTGATTCCATAATTATCTCCCCTAGTGCCCGCAAAACTCTTTTTTCTTGGCCTAGTGTATGTCTTCGGGTGACGCAGTAAAGTTGTTTCGCTTGCTCTGTGACGCGATGCGATGTCGTTGTGGTCACGCTCTATCAAAGAGGAAGCAACACCTTTCATGATGGATTTCTGATGACAAAACCTGGTCATTGTCACGTTGAGCGAGTTTTAGGTaagagaaacgggagcgTGGTGAAGGTGTGGGCTCCATGTCAGTGCTCCAAGGCCGCTACTGGTCGGAGCAATAAAGCTTCGGGTACACATTGCTTTTAAGATGATAGTTGTTTCAGTAGGGACGCTTTTCGCGCGGCTACATCGGTGTGCGTAGATCATATAAAATCTGGcggccttttcttttcctctgtcaAATGCATGTGACATGTTTTTTCTTGGATGGCTTAGAAACGCTCAAGAGTACATCACCAGTAACTGAATCCTTCGTTGAAGTAATACTTCATTACCGCTGAACTGACATCACGCAGTGGTGTGTCATTTGGATAGCTTTGGCTGTTGTGGTACACATTATTCGCAGACGATGGCAGAAGTACCCGCTGATGTGCCCGGCGTGTGTTGAGGAAACATATCGATTGAGCCTGACACGCTGAATGCACGGTGAGAAgtcagcagagagacggttGTCCCCACGTTTTTAACTGAACTGtattttctgtttctctttcaaaCGAAATGCCGAGAAGTGTGTCTGAGTGTGGTTGGAGTGTGTCCTGGTCCGTGCCCCGTGAGTGTTCCAGTGACAAAcactctcctttccttcgggTAAATACACATTTTGTTCTTCTTATGACTCTATATCTAACGGAAACAAGTTGGACATCTCTCTGCGTAAAATGATGGAGACGGCACAGTCACTCGTGAAAGAAACCGACGTCAAAAGTATTGCGCTGCAAGGATCTACCGCAGCATCCCTTTGCAGCTCGACGGGAGAATACAGGAAAACCGGAAGTGGCAAAAACTTGTCAGAAGCAAGTAGCGGCAAGCCAGTTGCATGGTTAGTGCAACGCCGACTTTCGCCGGCACATCGGCGGAACCGCTGGGAATCCCTCAACCTTCCACACATAAAAACTGGACGCCTTCGACCACGCGGAAGGCAAACGATAAGATCTTGAACCCATCACCATCTCTGTCTAAAAcactgtcttcttctcccgatCCATTCGCAAGCGGAGTGATGTCATCGACTGAATCCTCAAGTCTACATCATATGCCGCTGTCCGTGTCTGATAGCATCTCAAAGAGCAGCGATAAACAAAAGTGTTTAGCCTCGTCGTCACGATCGTCAGCAGCTTCGGGAGCAGGAGGAAGGGTTGCCAGTAAGAACTCTCTCACAAGAACAaactctttttctgctgtgATCAGTAAAAGGAGCTCTGCTGAAGACATACCCAGCTGCCGACTTGCCAGTACAGGAGCAATACCGCTCATCTCGGCCTCCCCGTCCGAGCAGAGCTTGTGCATTTCATGTGAACTGAAGACGTCGATGACAAGAGAACAAATTTCTTCCCTGCAACAAGTTTCGAAAAAAATGTGTGCAACATATTGCATCGTTAGATTCCTGTCAGTCTGCAAAACTGTTCACGATAAACGGCGGCAGCAGCTGTTCTCCAACACGAAATAAAAGCAACTTTTGTGTCTCCGTAAGAGATAAAGACGCCTTCAAGAAGACAGACAAGTCGCGAGCCACCAGCAGTTCAACCAAAAATGGGTTTGCCCCGCCGCGGAAAATGGCTGGCACTTTTTTGTAACCGTCTGAAGTAACCCACGATCTGGGAGCGAAACGATTGCTTGAAGCTTTTGGCGTCTGCATGAAGATGCTCTTGTGTTGTTCTGTGCGCCTTTGTTTTGAACAGTGAGTTATTGCTTGTCTATTTGTCTCATCCagttctgttttttctgttttaCGTTAGCTTGGGCCTTTTCCGGGCTCCATAACTTTTTACAGGTGACAACTCAATGAGACTTTTCTGCTAGTGGCGATAAATCATAACAGGTCTTCAGAATGCATCGTTAGCGAGCGAACACGGAAACGTGATTTTTAGATCCAAAATGCCAGATAAGGAAGACGAATACGATACTCAAAAATCcacgaagaagcaggcgctccgaagagaacgaaaactGCGAAGCAAACTGTCCTGCGGGGTGGCAGAATGAACGGTCATGACTTGATTAGCGTGCGCGAGATGCGGACACCCTGGTACTTTAACTGTTTATGGGAATGATAATGGTGTTTCGCTACATAACGCTGCAGCATCTGGTGCAACACTGCCCCAAGGGCCAAAACGCAAAAAGAGCTTTTTTACAGCAACCACACAATGAATGAGAAACAGAAACCTACAGGTGAAGACGACTTTTGCTTGCAGATGAGCACACGCGTGATGGGCTCATCCCGTCTACCCTGCCTCAGGTATGATAACATACTGACGGAGTCTTAAGTCACTATCcgcgtgtatgtgcatcCTCTTGTCGACTTCTTTTCACATGTAGCTACATCTACGTTCCTTCACATCCCTTCTTTAGTGCACTAAACGCAAATAGGCTTACACATACGGGTATATGTATgaatctatatatatatatatatatatatataccagGATGCATAAATGAGCAACAAGTCTCCATTGTGTGTGTGGGATGCAGAAACGTACACTGGTATGTCGTCGACTGCTGGGTAGTACCGACGCATGCGGGCAATTTTGTACTCCTATCACTCAACCTAGGTGCCATTCCATCTAACTCTACCGACGTGGATATCTTTGCAGCCCTGAAGCACCATGGCTCAGCTCACAGCTATGACGAAGAGAACCGACGAACGGCACAAGCAGTCTTTTTCAGTACCGGTGTCGTAGCAAGCACATATATCATGAACACGGAACAGCCTACAATAACTTTCTGCCGAAGCCAAAAATTCTGCCCTCTTCACAGAAGCAGTAGAAAACAGAACTTATTCCTGAAAATTTTGCTCAGGAAATGCGCCAATCGACCGTGACTGGCACGGTGCACAGTGCCCCTCATCCGTGGCTTCCTTGGTCCTGAACAAAGCTCGAAGGCACAGAGTAAAGTGTTAGATTAATTGACCAAAAGGCACATGTTCCAGAGGGCAAAAAGTCGTTTGCTTGGGCGACTGAAACGGTGTA of the Neospora caninum Liverpool complete genome, chromosome XII genome contains:
- a CDS encoding SRS domain-containing protein — translated: MARIDKTLQRRRGPKPMDRTWMAACMGGILLFCSGEIVAAQLSEGIQHRRLSTTFTTVPPVFQGAVATCTLTGAAAIASTPAATSLTLSQQSLSATLVCTGTQIKKVPAGLEHVCDPKQTENGTNCQIVGTKPDGKEVKLKDLLGTNRDVQWKPVQPEQQHVRSETQNTWMLQLEEADLPLSDKSFLVGCQDATTPEPPSGTKKVCKVTVNVEARPSAIGENNLVTCAYGKNSNPAPLKVEMTTENNTLTLQCGSEGILHPTTYETRYCDPEEADLKKCNEKDYVGILPSFVESWWTNADAKTSATLTIPVTEFPESEQKFRVGCVPNTTNSQGSDPKEKAGENNNSEADATTSNCNVIVTVKSGSSASSTGQMVATVSGAAALLGLLVGSL
- a CDS encoding SRS domain-containing protein: MARAARMQQRRGGCRSKARKLIAVCMGGVFLLCSRHAVADQPGEGALSRTLEVPSGSATMDEPAFTGQEATCELTGGSRGRVGSPTATGLTVSKENLTATLRCTGANNSVVPTDAKNVCVATVNDPTVAKCESHSDDGSRRQTTLQSLLGTANEIQGKITGASSDSQGQIWTLNLQESDLPLTDKAFFVGCVEQAGDRRAVKVECKVDVNVTARPSAVGENNLVTCAYGKNSNPAPLKVEMTTENNTLTLQCGSEGILHPTTYETRYCDPEEADLKKCNEKDYVGILPSFVESWWTNADAKTSATLTIPVTEFPESEQKFRVGCVPNTTNSQGPDAATKARENDDSEADATTSNCSVIVTVKSGSSASSTCQMVATVSGAAALLGLLVGSL